From Lewinellaceae bacterium:
GTAGTGAAAGTGCTCGTTGTAGGCATGGGCCAGCCGTCCCGATAGGCGCCGTCACTGTTGGTAATAAAAAACAGGCCTTGGTCCCAATGAGCCGCGCCGATGATCTCAAGGGGCCCATCGCCGTCAAAATCCTTAAGTATTGGAGACTGGTAGGAGTATCGGGTAGTTGGGCCGGTCGTGACTGGGAAGCCGGGTTTAATATTTCCCTGGAGATCGAACACGTAACGGGATTGAGTAGAATGGACGACAATATCGAACTGGCCGTCGCCATCCACATCGCCGACGGAAGGCGTGACGGCGGGCGTGGCGTCCAGCGCCACCGGCCAATCATCGCTGTAGGAGGCGCCGTCGTTCCGCAGGATGTGAAGATAACCGATGGGAAAATCCCGTTCCAGCACGATGATCTCCATCGGCCCGTCGCCATCTACATCGGAAAGTACCGGAGCAACGAGTATCCAGTTGTTGTTCAGGCTGACGGGCCAGCCGGGAATATCGGTTCCGTCTTTTTCAAAAGCGTACAATTTCGGGGCCGCCACCGAAGACGGGCCGCCGGTAGCCAGTACGATCTCCGGTTCGCCGTCCATATCGATATCGGCCACGCTGGGCGGATAGATGGCCAGGGCAGCCAGATCCCTCTCCCAGAGCAGGCCATCCTTGGTATGGGCGAATATCTTTTTTTCGGTAGCCCAGATGATATCGTCTACGCCGTCATCGTTGAGGTCTGCCAGCGTTACATTGCGAAAATTCTTGAGCGTGCTGTTCGGGGCCGTCTTGGGGAAGCCAGGCAGTTGCTCGAAGTTGTTGCCCCTAAATTCTGCCGGCAGCGGCGCAGAAGGATTCCGGATGCTAATGGTATAGTCTTCATTTCGCTGGCCGTAAACCAGTTGAGCGGAAAGCTGCCCGGCCAGGAAGGCGCAGCAGCAAAAAAGGAGTATCAATCGCTTCATGTATATCGGTTTTTGAAGCGGGAAGATACAGAATAGAGCTGGAAAAACATGAGTCATTCCCTATTCCGGATACCTGTCAGGATAGAACACGCCTGCCTGCCGCGAGGCGCCGCCTTGCCCGCCTGCTGTGCCTGCGGCCGGCAAGCAGGCAGGGATGACGCAGATTGAGCGGATCTGCACGGATTAGCTAGTGCTAACGGCAACCCGCGAAAACGCCTGCCTGCCAGGTTCGCTGCTAATCTTTATACACATTTAATTAAAAAATGGACAACTTCACCTGCCGGGTTGACCGAACCGGACCCTATTGAAAACCCGGCAGGTTGAGATCGCCATCAGCGCCGGCAGGAGCCCCAGGGTTGAAGATGTTCTTTTTTCAAAAAGGTTCTCATGATGATGTTTTTAGTTAGTTATTGAACGGTTTATTCGTAAGCACGAATGCGTACAGCGCTTTAATGTGGCGGGATGGAAAATTATGCTATTGAGGAAGGCAATCGCCATTGACCCCCAGCACATACTTTTGCACTACCCCGATCTCTTCAGCCACCTCCGCCCCTTTGAAGCCGGTTATCATGGTGTCCTTCAGGTTTTCCCGGGCAAGGGCGGTGAGCGGTTGGGCGACGGGCAGATACGACCAGTGCCATTTCTCCTCGTTGTAGCCATAGGGGCGCTCCTCCCCCTTTGGGCTGTAGGGTTGGCAGAAGCCATATTCGGGAGCATGAGCGGTAAGCCATTGGTAGATCTTCAGCCCCTCGCCTTTTTCGAAGTACTCGTTGGTGAAGGCATTCAGGTCCATATCGGTGCCCCAGTGGTGGCGGGAGCTGCCAGGCATAGAGCTGTACTCCAGGATTTTCAGGGCCCGCTCTTTGGGGTTGGGGTAGGCTTTGGAGGCGTCTTTGCCGTCCTCGATGGCCTGGGCGCCCGTCCATTTTCGTTCCCAGATTCCCTTTTGATAATCGAAATTGCGGGTGGCGGAGCGAATAACCAGGTTGATTCCCTCTTTCTTTGCCGCTTCGTACATGCGGAGGAAAGCCTCATAGGTATCTTTGCGCAGGTACAGGCCTTCGCGGTCCGCGTAGCGGGCATCCACCAGAGTGAAGTCCGGATGCTTCGCCGGGTCGAAGCGGCCCATGATGTAATCCGTGGTGAAGCCGCGGGCGATGGCCGTATCGGCCAGGTTGGGAGAAGATGCTTCATAGGCGGTTGGTTTTTCTTCGCCT
This genomic window contains:
- a CDS encoding M15 family metallopeptidase, with product MKTKRILFNIILLSICACQPSTGQDKEARAHQKEGEEKPTAYEASSPNLADTAIARGFTTDYIMGRFDPAKHPDFTLVDARYADREGLYLRKDTYEAFLRMYEAAKKEGINLVIRSATRNFDYQKGIWERKWTGAQAIEDGKDASKAYPNPKERALKILEYSSMPGSSRHHWGTDMDLNAFTNEYFEKGEGLKIYQWLTAHAPEYGFCQPYSPKGEERPYGYNEEKWHWSYLPVAQPLTALARENLKDTMITGFKGAEVAEEIGVVQKYVLGVNGDCLPQ
- a CDS encoding VCBS repeat-containing protein, whose translation is MKRLILLFCCCAFLAGQLSAQLVYGQRNEDYTISIRNPSAPLPAEFRGNNFEQLPGFPKTAPNSTLKNFRNVTLADLNDDGVDDIIWATEKKIFAHTKDGLLWERDLAALAIYPPSVADIDMDGEPEIVLATGGPSSVAAPKLYAFEKDGTDIPGWPVSLNNNWILVAPVLSDVDGDGPMEIIVLERDFPIGYLHILRNDGASYSDDWPVALDATPAVTPSVGDVDGDGQFDIVVHSTQSRYVFDLQGNIKPGFPVTTGPTTRYSYQSPILKDFDGDGPLEIIGAAHWDQGLFFITNSDGAYRDGWPMPTTSTFTTPTVVEIEGEDWIFMSRPQTGDTPLDMLWAWDVGGNVKEGFPINQLLGSEGIISVGDVDGDGAFELVFPTNSFDSLSRRGFLCAYELDGTTPVEGFPIRPLGWNHLNGAALGDVNGDNLMDLIALGYTLNGGEAPDSVYLHAYNLNVPYSPERVLWSTYKGSNTRDGLLTPQVSTGATALNPMLKTPRAAPNPAKEETTLSFSLEEPLQASIHLTDALGRERQLLPARLWPAGPQQARLPLNNLPAGLYWISVRSTEKILGSTPVLIR